From the genome of Geobacter sp. SVR, one region includes:
- the cybH gene encoding Ni/Fe-hydrogenase, b-type cytochrome subunit, translating to MHENKFKHYIWELPVRCCHWINVASIVTLVVTGFFIGTPFSFGSSASDYVMGWIRFVHFVAAYAFAVSVLSRLLWSFIGNRYARWREFLPFLTVKGREKMVKMLRYYMLIDRQVPETFGHNPMATTAYLVLFLLYLLMILTGFSLYAEHAPQGLMHKSLGFMYALFSSQGMRLAHHLGMWFILGFVVNHVYSAMLMDIKEHAGEISSIFSGYKFTYKKED from the coding sequence ATGCATGAGAACAAGTTCAAGCATTATATCTGGGAGTTGCCTGTACGCTGCTGCCACTGGATCAATGTGGCTTCCATCGTCACCCTGGTCGTAACCGGCTTCTTCATCGGTACTCCCTTCTCGTTCGGCAGTTCAGCCTCGGACTATGTCATGGGCTGGATCCGCTTTGTCCACTTTGTGGCTGCCTATGCCTTTGCCGTGAGCGTGCTGTCCCGCCTCCTGTGGTCGTTCATCGGCAACAGGTATGCCCGCTGGAGAGAGTTCCTGCCGTTCCTGACCGTCAAGGGGCGGGAGAAGATGGTAAAAATGCTACGCTACTATATGCTGATCGACCGGCAGGTTCCGGAAACGTTCGGCCATAATCCCATGGCGACAACCGCCTACCTGGTGCTGTTTCTGCTGTACCTGCTCATGATCCTGACCGGATTTTCACTGTATGCGGAGCATGCGCCGCAGGGGCTGATGCACAAATCCCTTGGATTCATGTATGCCCTGTTCAGCAGCCAGGGCATGCGTCTGGCGCACCATCTTGGCATGTGGTTCATACTCGGCTTTGTGGTTAACCACGTATACAGCGCCATGCTGATGGACATCAAGGAACACGCCGGTGAAATTTCCAGTATATTCAGCGGTTACAAGTTCACGTACAAGAAGGAAGACTGA
- a CDS encoding HyaD/HybD family hydrogenase maturation endopeptidase, with the protein MSLKSGPAPTVLVLGIGNLVMSDDGVGVKAVQKLTCEYRFPPVVDIMDGGTLGLDILPRLEGIERLIVVDAVETGGAPGTLVRLTGEEIPLALETKISPHQMGLKDLLTVSQLMGHMPQEMVLIGVQPGNIGMDTELTPEVEAQLDAMVALILSELEQWGYAAEPV; encoded by the coding sequence ATGAGTCTGAAATCCGGCCCGGCACCAACGGTATTGGTCCTCGGCATCGGAAATCTGGTGATGAGTGATGACGGGGTAGGGGTGAAGGCGGTCCAGAAGCTGACCTGCGAGTACCGTTTTCCGCCAGTGGTCGATATCATGGATGGCGGAACCCTCGGGTTGGACATTCTGCCCAGGCTGGAGGGGATTGAACGGCTGATTGTCGTGGATGCCGTTGAAACCGGCGGTGCTCCGGGGACCCTGGTCCGGCTGACAGGAGAGGAGATCCCCCTGGCACTGGAAACCAAGATCTCGCCTCACCAGATGGGGCTCAAGGATCTTCTCACCGTCTCACAGCTGATGGGACATATGCCGCAGGAGATGGTACTGATCGGGGTGCAGCCGGGAAACATCGGGATGGACACGGAGCTGACGCCTGAGGTCGAGGCGCAGTTGGATGCGATGGTGGCCTTGATCCTGAGCGAACTGGAGCAGTGGGGATACGCAGCGGAACCGGTTTGA
- a CDS encoding ATP-binding protein, which produces MKNEIEIQIKVPNQTRYLSLIGRIGEIVARELDRFTGDREAFAHHLNLVLTEAMVNAIKHANANDPDKEVHVRIIISTLELVIRVYDSGQGFDLDTIPNPCEETDPLEEKGRGLFIIRSLMDSVVYKNLNGGNVLEMKKMFK; this is translated from the coding sequence ATGAAGAACGAGATCGAGATCCAGATCAAGGTACCAAACCAGACTCGCTACCTGAGTCTGATCGGAAGGATCGGCGAGATCGTGGCCCGGGAGCTTGATCGTTTCACCGGAGATCGGGAAGCCTTTGCACATCATCTCAACCTTGTGCTTACCGAAGCAATGGTCAACGCCATCAAGCACGCCAACGCCAACGATCCCGACAAGGAAGTGCATGTCAGGATAATCATCTCCACCCTCGAACTCGTGATCCGGGTGTACGACAGCGGCCAGGGTTTTGACCTCGACACCATTCCCAATCCCTGCGAAGAGACCGATCCGCTGGAAGAGAAAGGCAGGGGGCTTTTCATCATACGATCGCTGATGGACTCGGTGGTCTACAAGAACCTCAACGGAGGCAATGTCCTGGAAATGAAGAAGATGTTCAAATAA
- a CDS encoding nickel-dependent hydrogenase large subunit has product MAKIVVDPITRIEGHLRIEAEVNGGRITDAWSSATMFRGIEKILKGRDPRDAWFWTQRFCGVCTTVHSIASIRSVENALKIKVPPNAELIRNIIMGIQNVQDHVIHFYHLHALDWVDITSGLKADPAATSTLAASLSDWPNNSATYFKGVQDKLKAFVASGRLGPFANAYWGHPAYRLPPEANLMATAHYLEALEWQKDVIKIHAILGSKNPHPQTFLVGGMSIPIDPDSQNALNADKLIEIKRLLKKTQDFVEKVYIPDLLAVASFYKDWAAIGGGVGNYLCYGEFPDASGNLWFPAGAILDKDLTKVVKVDQGKIAEYVDHSWFDNASGPGKGLHPYDGETEVRYTGPKPPYEHLDTDAKYSFVKSPRYDEKAMEVGPLARILVAYASGHQETRAVVDLVLQKLGVGAEALFSTLGRTAARGIDCLLVARQTPKFLDELIGNISKGDYRIHANEKWDPAEWPAEARGYGWHEAPRGALGHWIKIKDQKIVNYQAVVPSTWNASPRDAKEQRGPYEAALVGTPMADPNKPLEILRTIHSFDPCLACAVHVMDTSGNEVVKVTVS; this is encoded by the coding sequence ATGGCTAAGATAGTTGTAGATCCGATTACCAGGATAGAAGGGCATCTGCGCATCGAGGCCGAGGTGAATGGCGGCCGGATCACCGATGCCTGGAGTTCGGCAACCATGTTCCGCGGTATCGAGAAAATCCTGAAAGGGCGCGATCCCCGTGATGCATGGTTCTGGACTCAGCGCTTCTGCGGTGTCTGTACCACGGTACACTCGATCGCATCCATACGCTCAGTGGAAAATGCCCTCAAGATCAAGGTTCCACCCAATGCGGAACTGATCCGCAATATCATCATGGGCATCCAGAACGTGCAGGACCATGTCATTCACTTTTACCATCTGCACGCGCTGGACTGGGTCGACATTACTTCCGGGCTCAAGGCGGACCCGGCTGCCACCTCCACATTGGCGGCATCGCTGTCGGATTGGCCCAACAACTCGGCCACCTACTTCAAGGGTGTTCAGGACAAGCTCAAGGCATTTGTCGCTTCCGGACGTCTGGGGCCCTTTGCGAACGCCTACTGGGGGCATCCCGCCTACAGGCTGCCCCCCGAGGCGAATCTCATGGCAACTGCCCACTACCTGGAGGCGCTGGAGTGGCAGAAGGATGTCATAAAGATACACGCCATTCTGGGTAGCAAGAATCCGCATCCGCAGACCTTCTTGGTCGGCGGCATGTCGATCCCGATTGATCCTGACTCGCAGAATGCTCTCAATGCCGATAAGCTGATCGAGATCAAGCGCCTGCTCAAAAAAACCCAGGATTTCGTCGAGAAGGTTTACATTCCCGATCTGTTGGCTGTGGCCTCGTTTTACAAGGATTGGGCCGCCATAGGAGGGGGAGTCGGCAATTACCTGTGTTACGGCGAGTTCCCGGATGCCAGCGGCAACCTGTGGTTCCCGGCCGGCGCCATCCTGGACAAGGATCTGACCAAGGTGGTAAAGGTGGATCAGGGCAAGATCGCCGAGTATGTCGACCACTCCTGGTTCGATAACGCTTCAGGACCGGGGAAGGGGCTGCATCCTTACGACGGCGAGACGGAGGTACGTTACACTGGTCCCAAGCCCCCCTACGAGCATCTTGATACCGATGCTAAGTACTCTTTCGTCAAATCGCCGCGCTACGACGAAAAGGCGATGGAAGTGGGACCGCTGGCTCGCATCCTGGTTGCCTATGCTTCGGGGCATCAGGAGACCAGGGCGGTGGTCGATCTGGTGCTGCAGAAGCTGGGAGTCGGCGCGGAAGCCCTTTTCTCCACGCTCGGCCGCACCGCGGCCAGGGGCATCGACTGCCTGTTGGTTGCCCGTCAGACCCCCAAGTTCCTGGATGAATTGATCGGAAACATATCCAAGGGGGACTACCGCATTCATGCCAACGAGAAGTGGGACCCGGCCGAGTGGCCTGCGGAGGCCAGGGGATATGGCTGGCACGAGGCGCCGCGCGGGGCTCTGGGGCACTGGATCAAGATCAAGGATCAGAAGATCGTGAATTATCAGGCGGTGGTTCCCTCCACCTGGAATGCCTCCCCTCGCGACGCAAAGGAGCAGCGCGGCCCCTACGAAGCGGCATTGGTGGGAACACCCATGGCAGATCCGAACAAACCGCTGGAGATCCTGCGGACCATCCATTCCTTCGATCCCTGCCTGGCCTGTGCCGTTCATGTGATGGATACGAGCGGCAACGAGGTGGTCAAGGTCACTGTGTCCTAG
- a CDS encoding STAS domain-containing protein produces the protein MNLKIEQNGKLTIIFVREERLDAHNSDELKTEINKVFEAGGRELLIDLKEVRFIDSSGLGVLVSGFKNASARQGTLKLSGLQTQVRSMFELTRLHRVFDIFQTVDDAMESF, from the coding sequence ATGAACCTGAAGATCGAACAGAACGGGAAACTCACCATCATTTTCGTGCGGGAGGAACGCCTGGACGCCCATAATTCCGATGAGCTCAAGACCGAAATCAACAAGGTGTTCGAGGCAGGGGGGCGGGAATTGCTGATCGACCTCAAGGAGGTCAGGTTTATCGACAGCTCCGGACTGGGTGTGCTGGTTTCTGGCTTCAAGAACGCTTCCGCGCGCCAAGGCACGCTCAAGCTTTCGGGACTGCAGACCCAGGTACGATCGATGTTCGAATTGACCCGCCTGCACCGGGTGTTCGATATCTTTCAGACCGTTGACGATGCAATGGAGAGTTTTTGA